One Micavibrio aeruginosavorus ARL-13 genomic window carries:
- the uvrC gene encoding excinuclease ABC subunit UvrC: MDNHDDFPDDQAVPAALARGVEVVRAFVKTLPDAPGVYRMLNAKGDVLYVGKAKSLKKRVANYTQVARLSHRIQRMVAETSEMMVVRTHTEAEALLLESNLIKKLKPRYNVLLRDDKSFPYILITDDHEFPQVIKHRGSRSRKGHYFGPFASAGAVNRTIAVLQRAFMLRNCSDSVFAQRTRPCLQFHIKRCTAPCVNMVSREDYAKQVEQARAYLTGKSREIQEQMAAAMQAASDRMDYEEAAKFRDRLRALTSLQTRQDINFDGIGDVDAIALAMREGRSCVQVFFFRGGQNFGNRAYFPRHERDEEPETILAAFIAQFYESKPIPPHILISHDIQDASVIEDALNSRPNVERKTSIACPQRGERRRLIDFVTNNARDALDRHLLERAGDAQLLDGVAELFGLDERPNRIEIYDNSHISGTDMVGAMVVAGPEGFMKSAYRKFNIRDASASDDYGMMQEVMSRRFRKAQEEGNGPGSEDWPDLLLIDGGLGQLNAVMETLADMGISEELNVVSIAKGPDRNAGREKFFMPGREMFQLPVNNATLHYLQRLRDEAHRFAIGAHRTRRAKHIGASPLDDVPGIGAKRKKALLLHFGSAQDVVRAGIADLEKVEGISHAVAERIYAYFHETDS; this comes from the coding sequence ATGGATAACCACGACGATTTTCCCGATGATCAGGCCGTGCCCGCCGCCCTTGCGCGCGGGGTAGAGGTTGTTCGGGCGTTTGTGAAGACGTTGCCGGATGCGCCGGGTGTTTACCGGATGCTGAATGCCAAGGGCGATGTGCTGTATGTCGGCAAGGCCAAATCGCTGAAAAAACGGGTGGCGAATTATACGCAAGTGGCCCGTCTGTCACACCGCATTCAACGCATGGTCGCCGAAACATCCGAAATGATGGTGGTGCGCACGCATACAGAGGCCGAGGCCCTGTTGCTGGAATCCAACCTGATTAAAAAACTGAAGCCACGCTACAATGTTCTGCTGCGTGATGATAAATCGTTTCCGTATATTTTGATTACGGACGATCACGAATTTCCGCAGGTCATCAAACATCGCGGCAGCCGGTCACGCAAAGGGCATTATTTCGGCCCCTTTGCCTCGGCTGGGGCGGTCAATCGTACCATCGCCGTGTTACAACGTGCCTTTATGTTGCGCAATTGTTCGGATTCCGTGTTCGCGCAACGCACGCGACCCTGCCTACAATTTCATATCAAACGCTGCACCGCGCCGTGTGTCAACATGGTGTCGCGCGAGGATTACGCGAAGCAGGTGGAACAGGCGCGCGCCTATCTGACCGGCAAAAGCCGGGAGATACAGGAGCAAATGGCCGCCGCGATGCAGGCCGCCAGTGATCGCATGGATTATGAGGAAGCGGCAAAATTCCGCGACCGCCTGCGCGCACTGACCAGTTTGCAGACACGGCAGGATATCAATTTCGACGGTATCGGTGATGTTGATGCCATCGCGCTGGCCATGCGTGAGGGGCGCAGTTGCGTGCAAGTGTTCTTCTTCCGCGGTGGGCAGAATTTTGGCAACCGGGCCTATTTCCCGCGGCATGAACGGGATGAGGAACCAGAAACCATTTTGGCGGCTTTTATTGCGCAGTTTTATGAAAGCAAACCCATCCCGCCGCATATTTTGATCAGCCATGACATCCAAGATGCAAGCGTGATTGAAGATGCGCTCAATTCCCGTCCGAATGTGGAGCGCAAAACATCCATTGCGTGCCCGCAACGGGGGGAGCGTCGGCGCTTGATTGATTTTGTAACCAACAATGCGCGCGATGCGTTGGATCGGCATTTGTTGGAACGCGCGGGTGATGCGCAATTGTTGGATGGCGTGGCGGAATTGTTTGGTTTGGATGAACGCCCCAATCGCATCGAAATTTATGATAACAGCCATATCAGCGGCACCGACATGGTCGGCGCGATGGTTGTGGCGGGACCGGAAGGGTTCATGAAATCCGCTTACCGCAAATTCAACATTCGCGATGCCAGCGCGTCGGATGATTACGGCATGATGCAGGAAGTGATGAGCCGTCGTTTCCGCAAAGCACAGGAAGAGGGCAATGGCCCGGGGTCGGAAGACTGGCCGGATCTTCTGTTGATCGACGGTGGATTGGGGCAATTGAATGCGGTGATGGAAACATTGGCCGATATGGGCATTTCCGAAGAATTGAATGTCGTATCGATTGCGAAGGGGCCGGACCGCAATGCGGGCCGCGAAAAATTCTTTATGCCGGGCCGTGAAATGTTCCAGTTGCCTGTGAACAATGCCACCCTACATTACTTACAACGCTTGCGGGATGAGGCGCATCGCTTTGCCATCGGTGCGCACCGTACACGGCGGGCAAAACATATTGGTGCATCACCACTGGATGATGTGCCGGGGATTGGCGCGAAACGAAAGAAGGCGTTGCTGCTTCATTTCGGATCGGCACAGGATGTGGTGCGCGCGGGAATCGCCGATTTGGAAAAAGTCGAAGGAATCAGCCATGCGGTGGCAGAGCGCATATATGCGTATTTCCATGAGACGGATTCTTGA
- a CDS encoding SEL1-like repeat protein yields MFNLGPRPDFGAFFYQYLIDAGYPHTNIHWQLARLYDEGKGVAQDKGKAMRLYREGLAFLTPQVKDQTECIRDQEKRTRKHMNREFALPFEKEQIQWFNDMCKMSNEDLIALGKHYMDKSNPDHSMILAHEIFGYLFINRDRGEAWQLYSDTMPHKQTKKHP; encoded by the coding sequence ATGTTTAATCTGGGACCACGCCCGGATTTTGGTGCCTTCTTTTATCAATATTTGATCGATGCGGGCTACCCGCACACCAATATCCATTGGCAACTGGCCCGCCTTTACGATGAAGGCAAGGGCGTAGCACAAGATAAAGGCAAGGCCATGCGCCTCTATCGCGAAGGCCTGGCTTTCCTGACCCCACAGGTCAAAGACCAGACGGAATGCATTCGAGATCAAGAAAAGAGAACCCGAAAACACATGAACCGTGAATTTGCATTGCCGTTTGAGAAGGAGCAGATTCAATGGTTCAATGACATGTGCAAAATGAGCAATGAGGATCTGATCGCCCTAGGAAAACATTATATGGACAAATCAAATCCGGATCATTCTATGATTTTGGCGCATGAAATTTTTGGATATCTTTTTATTAACCGCGACAGAGGTGAAGCTTGGCAACTCTACAGCGACACAATGCCGCACAAACAAACGAAAAAACACCCATAA
- a CDS encoding phage minor head protein has protein sequence MPIALSKPFARNTQVDDYDVRQIKKALNRLGYYVPDDAVFTALKQFQTDHGLSPSGMVRPGDETIAALNNAITNAPDSQYIWRTVGDGRVRGQHAALAGQQRQWNDSPDPGEDFNCRCWAEPVSATGKPQGPLDCREERDAADLAEKKVQEIKDLIIGLAEDAQKIKQEKDEIIRRLTQLFGGVLAIHIINWPAKWLDNMHEAIRFNFGIQIENQLQGEIEFLGERLKRIREKIQEKLDQRAILDVLLEKSLDDYTEAEKRLDDCMSKKNESGVISV, from the coding sequence ATGCCGATCGCCTTGTCCAAACCCTTTGCCCGCAACACACAGGTCGATGATTACGATGTGCGCCAGATTAAAAAGGCGCTGAACCGATTGGGATATTATGTGCCCGATGATGCCGTGTTTACGGCTTTAAAGCAGTTCCAGACGGATCATGGCCTATCGCCCAGCGGGATGGTGCGTCCGGGTGATGAAACTATAGCGGCCCTCAACAACGCGATCACCAACGCGCCCGATAGCCAATATATCTGGCGCACTGTGGGGGATGGGCGCGTGCGTGGCCAACATGCAGCATTGGCTGGACAACAACGCCAATGGAATGACAGTCCTGATCCGGGCGAGGATTTCAATTGCCGGTGCTGGGCCGAGCCAGTCAGCGCGACAGGTAAACCACAAGGCCCACTGGATTGCCGTGAAGAGAGGGATGCTGCGGATTTGGCGGAAAAGAAAGTTCAGGAAATCAAAGATCTGATTATTGGGTTGGCGGAAGATGCCCAAAAAATAAAACAGGAAAAAGATGAAATTATCCGTCGTTTGACGCAATTATTTGGAGGTGTGCTGGCGATACATATCATCAACTGGCCAGCAAAATGGCTGGATAATATGCATGAAGCCATTCGGTTCAATTTCGGTATTCAAATTGAAAACCAGCTGCAGGGGGAGATTGAATTTTTGGGCGAGCGATTAAAGCGTATCCGTGAAAAAATTCAGGAGAAGCTGGATCAGAGAGCAATATTGGATGTTCTGCTTGAGAAATCATTGGATGATTATACTGAAGCAGAAAAGCGCCTGGATGATTGTATGAGTAAGAAAAATGAATCTGGTGTGATATCCGTTTGA